In a single window of the Rhopalosiphum padi isolate XX-2018 chromosome 1, ASM2088224v1, whole genome shotgun sequence genome:
- the LOC132918566 gene encoding glutamate-gated chloride channel isoform X4, translated as MASFKEWPSFLMVFLFAHFAQYCCNRLEDDGCNYNGNSQHRCIPKVNYRHKEKEVLDQILGPGSYDARIRPSGVNGTGDSPCIVFVNMLVRSISRIDDYKMEYSVQLTFREQWMDERLKFNDYNGKMKYLTLTEASRVWMPDLFFSNEKEGHFHNIIMPNVYIRIFPNGLVLYSIRISLTLSCPMNLKLYPLDRQTCSLRMVSYGWTTDDLVFLWKEGDPVQVVKNLHLPRFTLEKFLTDYCNSKTNTGEYSCLKVDLLFKREFSYYLIQIYIPCCMLVIVSWVSFWLDQSAVPARVSLGVTTLLTMATQTSGINASLPPVSYTKAIDVWTGVCLTFVFGALLEFALVNYASRSDTHRDDMSKKCDLERTVSMDVGDYEDGPNSFNMKPLMRPELMMSRDKMSQIIHQAPPMEKNSCWKSWMSKFPTRSKRIDVISRILFPMVFAMFNMSYWSTYLFREGVDEDK; from the exons ATGGCTAGTTTCAAGGAGTGGCCGTCGTTCTTGATGGTATTTTTGTTTGCGCACTTTGCTCAATATTGCTG CAATCGACTTGAGGATGATGGGTGCAATTATAATGGAAATTCTCAACACAGATGTATTCCAAAAGTCAACTATAGGCACAAAGAAAAAGAGGTTCTTGATCAAATTTTAGGTCCAGGAAGCTACGATGCTAGGATTCGTCCTTCAGGAGTTAATGGCACAG GCGACTCTCCCTGCATTGTGTTTGTCAACATGTTGGTACGGTCCATCAGCAGAATTGATGATTACAAAATG GAGTACAGTGTGCAACTGACGTTCCGCGAACAATGGATGGACGAGAGGCTAAAATTTAACGATTACAACG GTAAAATGAAATACTTAACTTTAACTGAAGCCAGCAGAGTGTGGATGCCCGACTTGTTCTTTTCTAACGAGAAGGAAGGTCAtttccataatataattatgccgAACGTGTATATCAGAATATTCCCTAATGGATTAGTGTTGTACAGTATAAG AATATCACTTACTCTATCATGTCCAATGAATCTCAAATTATATCCACTGGATCGGCAAACGTGTTCACTCCGAATGGTCAGCT ATGGTTGGACAACTGatgatttagtatttttatggaAAGAAGGCGATCCAGTGCAGGTGGTAAAAAATTTACACTTGCCCAGATTCACTTTAGAAAAATTCCTCACGGATTATTGCAACAGCAAGACTAACACAG GGGAGTACAGCTGCCTGAAGGTGGACCTGCTGTTCAAGCGCGAGTTCAGTTACTACCTGATCCAGATCTACATACCGTGCTGCATGTTGGTCATCGTGTCTTGGGTGTCGTTCTGGCTGGACCAGAGCGCAGTGCCGGCGCGCGTATCGTTGGGAGTCACCACGCTGCTGACGATGGCCACGCAGACGTCCGGCATCAACGCGTCCCTGCCGCCCGTGTCCTACACCAAGGCCATCGACGTGTGGACGGGCGTGTGCCTGACGTTCGTGTTCGGCGCCCTGCTCGAGTTCGCGCTGGTCAACTACGCGTCCCGGTCGGACACGCACCGGGACGACATGAGCAAAAAGTGCGACCTGGAGCGCACCGTGTCCATGGACGTCGGCGACTACGAGGACGGCCCGAATTCGTTCAATATG AAGCCGCTGATGCGCCCCGAGCTGATGATGTCCCGGGACAAGATGAGCCAGATCATCCACCAGGCGCCGCCGATGGAGAAGAACTCGTGCTGGAAGTCGTGGATGTCCAAGTTCCCGACCAGGTCCAAGCGCATCGACGTCATATCCCGCATACTGTTCCCGATGGTGTTCGCCATGTTCAACATGTCCTACTGGTCAACGTATCTGTTCCGCGAGGGCGTTGACGAGgacaagtaa
- the LOC132918566 gene encoding glutamate-gated chloride channel isoform X5, protein MASFKEWPSFLMVFLFAHFAQYCCNRLEDDGCNYNGNSQHRCIPKVNYRHKEKEVLDQILGPGSYDARIRPSGVNGTDGPTIVHINLFVRSIMTISDNKMEYSVQLTFREQWMDERLKFNDYNGKMKYLTLTEASRVWMPDLFFSNEKEGHFHNIIMPNVYIRIFPNGLVLYSIRISLTLSCPMNLKLYPLDRQTCSLRMVSYGWTTDDLVFLWKEGDPVQVVKNLHLPRFTLEKFLTDYCNSKTNTGEYSCLKVDLLFKREFSYYLIQIYIPCCMLVIVSWVSFWLDQSAVPARVSLGVTTLLTMATQTSGINASLPPVSYTKAIDVWTGVCLTFVFGALLEFALVNYASRSDTHRDDMSKKCDLERTVSMDVGDYEDGPNSFNMKPLMRPELMMSRDKMSQIIHQAPPMEKNSCWKSWMSKFPTRSKRIDVISRILFPMVFAMFNMSYWSTYLFREGVDEDK, encoded by the exons ATGGCTAGTTTCAAGGAGTGGCCGTCGTTCTTGATGGTATTTTTGTTTGCGCACTTTGCTCAATATTGCTG CAATCGACTTGAGGATGATGGGTGCAATTATAATGGAAATTCTCAACACAGATGTATTCCAAAAGTCAACTATAGGCACAAAGAAAAAGAGGTTCTTGATCAAATTTTAGGTCCAGGAAGCTACGATGCTAGGATTCGTCCTTCAGGAGTTAATGGCACAG ATGGCCCAACAATCGTGCACATAAACCTATTTGTGAGAAGTATCATGACAATAAGTGACAACAAGATG GAGTACAGTGTGCAACTGACGTTCCGCGAACAATGGATGGACGAGAGGCTAAAATTTAACGATTACAACG GTAAAATGAAATACTTAACTTTAACTGAAGCCAGCAGAGTGTGGATGCCCGACTTGTTCTTTTCTAACGAGAAGGAAGGTCAtttccataatataattatgccgAACGTGTATATCAGAATATTCCCTAATGGATTAGTGTTGTACAGTATAAG AATATCACTTACTCTATCATGTCCAATGAATCTCAAATTATATCCACTGGATCGGCAAACGTGTTCACTCCGAATGGTCAGCT ATGGTTGGACAACTGatgatttagtatttttatggaAAGAAGGCGATCCAGTGCAGGTGGTAAAAAATTTACACTTGCCCAGATTCACTTTAGAAAAATTCCTCACGGATTATTGCAACAGCAAGACTAACACAG GGGAGTACAGCTGCCTGAAGGTGGACCTGCTGTTCAAGCGCGAGTTCAGTTACTACCTGATCCAGATCTACATACCGTGCTGCATGTTGGTCATCGTGTCTTGGGTGTCGTTCTGGCTGGACCAGAGCGCAGTGCCGGCGCGCGTATCGTTGGGAGTCACCACGCTGCTGACGATGGCCACGCAGACGTCCGGCATCAACGCGTCCCTGCCGCCCGTGTCCTACACCAAGGCCATCGACGTGTGGACGGGCGTGTGCCTGACGTTCGTGTTCGGCGCCCTGCTCGAGTTCGCGCTGGTCAACTACGCGTCCCGGTCGGACACGCACCGGGACGACATGAGCAAAAAGTGCGACCTGGAGCGCACCGTGTCCATGGACGTCGGCGACTACGAGGACGGCCCGAATTCGTTCAATATG AAGCCGCTGATGCGCCCCGAGCTGATGATGTCCCGGGACAAGATGAGCCAGATCATCCACCAGGCGCCGCCGATGGAGAAGAACTCGTGCTGGAAGTCGTGGATGTCCAAGTTCCCGACCAGGTCCAAGCGCATCGACGTCATATCCCGCATACTGTTCCCGATGGTGTTCGCCATGTTCAACATGTCCTACTGGTCAACGTATCTGTTCCGCGAGGGCGTTGACGAGgacaagtaa
- the LOC132918566 gene encoding glutamate-gated chloride channel isoform X1 — MASFKEWPSFLMVFLFAHFAQYCCNRLEDDGCNYNGNSQHRCIPKVNYRHKEKEVLDQILGPGSYDARIRPSGVNGTGDSPCIVFVNMLVRSISRIDDYKMEYSVQLTFREQWMDERLKFNDYNGKMKYLTLTEASRVWMPDLFFSNEKEGHFHNIIMPNVYIRIFPNGLVLYSIRISLTLSCPMNLKLYPLDRQTCSLRMVSYGWTTDDLVFLWKEGDPVQVVKNLHLPRFTLEKFLTDYCNSKTNTGEYSCLKVDLLFKREFSYYLIQIYIPCCMLVIVSWVSFWLDQSAVPARVSLGVTTLLTMATQTSGINASLPPVSYTKAIDVWTGVCLTFVFGALLEFALVNYASRSDTHRDDMSKKCDLERTVSMDVGDYEDGPNSFNMVRSNSTKPLMRPELMMSRDKMSQIIHQAPPMEKNSCWKSWMSKFPTRSKRIDVISRILFPMVFAMFNMSYWSTYLFREGVDEDK; from the exons ATGGCTAGTTTCAAGGAGTGGCCGTCGTTCTTGATGGTATTTTTGTTTGCGCACTTTGCTCAATATTGCTG CAATCGACTTGAGGATGATGGGTGCAATTATAATGGAAATTCTCAACACAGATGTATTCCAAAAGTCAACTATAGGCACAAAGAAAAAGAGGTTCTTGATCAAATTTTAGGTCCAGGAAGCTACGATGCTAGGATTCGTCCTTCAGGAGTTAATGGCACAG GCGACTCTCCCTGCATTGTGTTTGTCAACATGTTGGTACGGTCCATCAGCAGAATTGATGATTACAAAATG GAGTACAGTGTGCAACTGACGTTCCGCGAACAATGGATGGACGAGAGGCTAAAATTTAACGATTACAACG GTAAAATGAAATACTTAACTTTAACTGAAGCCAGCAGAGTGTGGATGCCCGACTTGTTCTTTTCTAACGAGAAGGAAGGTCAtttccataatataattatgccgAACGTGTATATCAGAATATTCCCTAATGGATTAGTGTTGTACAGTATAAG AATATCACTTACTCTATCATGTCCAATGAATCTCAAATTATATCCACTGGATCGGCAAACGTGTTCACTCCGAATGGTCAGCT ATGGTTGGACAACTGatgatttagtatttttatggaAAGAAGGCGATCCAGTGCAGGTGGTAAAAAATTTACACTTGCCCAGATTCACTTTAGAAAAATTCCTCACGGATTATTGCAACAGCAAGACTAACACAG GGGAGTACAGCTGCCTGAAGGTGGACCTGCTGTTCAAGCGCGAGTTCAGTTACTACCTGATCCAGATCTACATACCGTGCTGCATGTTGGTCATCGTGTCTTGGGTGTCGTTCTGGCTGGACCAGAGCGCAGTGCCGGCGCGCGTATCGTTGGGAGTCACCACGCTGCTGACGATGGCCACGCAGACGTCCGGCATCAACGCGTCCCTGCCGCCCGTGTCCTACACCAAGGCCATCGACGTGTGGACGGGCGTGTGCCTGACGTTCGTGTTCGGCGCCCTGCTCGAGTTCGCGCTGGTCAACTACGCGTCCCGGTCGGACACGCACCGGGACGACATGAGCAAAAAGTGCGACCTGGAGCGCACCGTGTCCATGGACGTCGGCGACTACGAGGACGGCCCGAATTCGTTCAATATGGTGAGGTCGAATAGTACG AAGCCGCTGATGCGCCCCGAGCTGATGATGTCCCGGGACAAGATGAGCCAGATCATCCACCAGGCGCCGCCGATGGAGAAGAACTCGTGCTGGAAGTCGTGGATGTCCAAGTTCCCGACCAGGTCCAAGCGCATCGACGTCATATCCCGCATACTGTTCCCGATGGTGTTCGCCATGTTCAACATGTCCTACTGGTCAACGTATCTGTTCCGCGAGGGCGTTGACGAGgacaagtaa
- the LOC132918566 gene encoding glutamate-gated chloride channel isoform X6, which produces MLVRSISRIDDYKMEYSVQLTFREQWMDERLKFNDYNGKMKYLTLTEASRVWMPDLFFSNEKEGHFHNIIMPNVYIRIFPNGLVLYSIRISLTLSCPMNLKLYPLDRQTCSLRMVSYGWTTDDLVFLWKEGDPVQVVKNLHLPRFTLEKFLTDYCNSKTNTGEYSCLKVDLLFKREFSYYLIQIYIPCCMLVIVSWVSFWLDQSAVPARVSLGVTTLLTMATQTSGINASLPPVSYTKAIDVWTGVCLTFVFGALLEFALVNYASRSDTHRDDMSKKCDLERTVSMDVGDYEDGPNSFNMVRSNSTKPLMRPELMMSRDKMSQIIHQAPPMEKNSCWKSWMSKFPTRSKRIDVISRILFPMVFAMFNMSYWSTYLFREGVDEDK; this is translated from the exons ATGTTGGTACGGTCCATCAGCAGAATTGATGATTACAAAATG GAGTACAGTGTGCAACTGACGTTCCGCGAACAATGGATGGACGAGAGGCTAAAATTTAACGATTACAACG GTAAAATGAAATACTTAACTTTAACTGAAGCCAGCAGAGTGTGGATGCCCGACTTGTTCTTTTCTAACGAGAAGGAAGGTCAtttccataatataattatgccgAACGTGTATATCAGAATATTCCCTAATGGATTAGTGTTGTACAGTATAAG AATATCACTTACTCTATCATGTCCAATGAATCTCAAATTATATCCACTGGATCGGCAAACGTGTTCACTCCGAATGGTCAGCT ATGGTTGGACAACTGatgatttagtatttttatggaAAGAAGGCGATCCAGTGCAGGTGGTAAAAAATTTACACTTGCCCAGATTCACTTTAGAAAAATTCCTCACGGATTATTGCAACAGCAAGACTAACACAG GGGAGTACAGCTGCCTGAAGGTGGACCTGCTGTTCAAGCGCGAGTTCAGTTACTACCTGATCCAGATCTACATACCGTGCTGCATGTTGGTCATCGTGTCTTGGGTGTCGTTCTGGCTGGACCAGAGCGCAGTGCCGGCGCGCGTATCGTTGGGAGTCACCACGCTGCTGACGATGGCCACGCAGACGTCCGGCATCAACGCGTCCCTGCCGCCCGTGTCCTACACCAAGGCCATCGACGTGTGGACGGGCGTGTGCCTGACGTTCGTGTTCGGCGCCCTGCTCGAGTTCGCGCTGGTCAACTACGCGTCCCGGTCGGACACGCACCGGGACGACATGAGCAAAAAGTGCGACCTGGAGCGCACCGTGTCCATGGACGTCGGCGACTACGAGGACGGCCCGAATTCGTTCAATATGGTGAGGTCGAATAGTACG AAGCCGCTGATGCGCCCCGAGCTGATGATGTCCCGGGACAAGATGAGCCAGATCATCCACCAGGCGCCGCCGATGGAGAAGAACTCGTGCTGGAAGTCGTGGATGTCCAAGTTCCCGACCAGGTCCAAGCGCATCGACGTCATATCCCGCATACTGTTCCCGATGGTGTTCGCCATGTTCAACATGTCCTACTGGTCAACGTATCTGTTCCGCGAGGGCGTTGACGAGgacaagtaa
- the LOC132918566 gene encoding glutamate-gated chloride channel isoform X3, whose translation MASFKEWPSFLMVFLFAHFAQYCCNRLEDDGCNYNGNSQHRCIPKVNYRHKEKEVLDQILGPGSYDARIRPSGVNGTDGPVVVKIDLMLRIIEKISDQDMEYSVQLTFREQWMDERLKFNDYNGKMKYLTLTEASRVWMPDLFFSNEKEGHFHNIIMPNVYIRIFPNGLVLYSIRISLTLSCPMNLKLYPLDRQTCSLRMVSYGWTTDDLVFLWKEGDPVQVVKNLHLPRFTLEKFLTDYCNSKTNTGEYSCLKVDLLFKREFSYYLIQIYIPCCMLVIVSWVSFWLDQSAVPARVSLGVTTLLTMATQTSGINASLPPVSYTKAIDVWTGVCLTFVFGALLEFALVNYASRSDTHRDDMSKKCDLERTVSMDVGDYEDGPNSFNMVRSNSTKPLMRPELMMSRDKMSQIIHQAPPMEKNSCWKSWMSKFPTRSKRIDVISRILFPMVFAMFNMSYWSTYLFREGVDEDK comes from the exons ATGGCTAGTTTCAAGGAGTGGCCGTCGTTCTTGATGGTATTTTTGTTTGCGCACTTTGCTCAATATTGCTG CAATCGACTTGAGGATGATGGGTGCAATTATAATGGAAATTCTCAACACAGATGTATTCCAAAAGTCAACTATAGGCACAAAGAAAAAGAGGTTCTTGATCAAATTTTAGGTCCAGGAAGCTACGATGCTAGGATTCGTCCTTCAGGAGTTAATGGCACAG ATGGCCCGGTAGTtgttaaaatagatttaatgcTACGAATCATCGAGAAAATTAGTGACCAAGATATG GAGTACAGTGTGCAACTGACGTTCCGCGAACAATGGATGGACGAGAGGCTAAAATTTAACGATTACAACG GTAAAATGAAATACTTAACTTTAACTGAAGCCAGCAGAGTGTGGATGCCCGACTTGTTCTTTTCTAACGAGAAGGAAGGTCAtttccataatataattatgccgAACGTGTATATCAGAATATTCCCTAATGGATTAGTGTTGTACAGTATAAG AATATCACTTACTCTATCATGTCCAATGAATCTCAAATTATATCCACTGGATCGGCAAACGTGTTCACTCCGAATGGTCAGCT ATGGTTGGACAACTGatgatttagtatttttatggaAAGAAGGCGATCCAGTGCAGGTGGTAAAAAATTTACACTTGCCCAGATTCACTTTAGAAAAATTCCTCACGGATTATTGCAACAGCAAGACTAACACAG GGGAGTACAGCTGCCTGAAGGTGGACCTGCTGTTCAAGCGCGAGTTCAGTTACTACCTGATCCAGATCTACATACCGTGCTGCATGTTGGTCATCGTGTCTTGGGTGTCGTTCTGGCTGGACCAGAGCGCAGTGCCGGCGCGCGTATCGTTGGGAGTCACCACGCTGCTGACGATGGCCACGCAGACGTCCGGCATCAACGCGTCCCTGCCGCCCGTGTCCTACACCAAGGCCATCGACGTGTGGACGGGCGTGTGCCTGACGTTCGTGTTCGGCGCCCTGCTCGAGTTCGCGCTGGTCAACTACGCGTCCCGGTCGGACACGCACCGGGACGACATGAGCAAAAAGTGCGACCTGGAGCGCACCGTGTCCATGGACGTCGGCGACTACGAGGACGGCCCGAATTCGTTCAATATGGTGAGGTCGAATAGTACG AAGCCGCTGATGCGCCCCGAGCTGATGATGTCCCGGGACAAGATGAGCCAGATCATCCACCAGGCGCCGCCGATGGAGAAGAACTCGTGCTGGAAGTCGTGGATGTCCAAGTTCCCGACCAGGTCCAAGCGCATCGACGTCATATCCCGCATACTGTTCCCGATGGTGTTCGCCATGTTCAACATGTCCTACTGGTCAACGTATCTGTTCCGCGAGGGCGTTGACGAGgacaagtaa
- the LOC132918566 gene encoding glutamate-gated chloride channel isoform X7, whose product MLGFVLQELMAQEYSVQLTFREQWMDERLKFNDYNGKMKYLTLTEASRVWMPDLFFSNEKEGHFHNIIMPNVYIRIFPNGLVLYSIRISLTLSCPMNLKLYPLDRQTCSLRMVSYGWTTDDLVFLWKEGDPVQVVKNLHLPRFTLEKFLTDYCNSKTNTGEYSCLKVDLLFKREFSYYLIQIYIPCCMLVIVSWVSFWLDQSAVPARVSLGVTTLLTMATQTSGINASLPPVSYTKAIDVWTGVCLTFVFGALLEFALVNYASRSDTHRDDMSKKCDLERTVSMDVGDYEDGPNSFNMVRSNSTKPLMRPELMMSRDKMSQIIHQAPPMEKNSCWKSWMSKFPTRSKRIDVISRILFPMVFAMFNMSYWSTYLFREGVDEDK is encoded by the exons ATGCTAGGATTCGTCCTTCAGGAGTTAATGGCACAG GAGTACAGTGTGCAACTGACGTTCCGCGAACAATGGATGGACGAGAGGCTAAAATTTAACGATTACAACG GTAAAATGAAATACTTAACTTTAACTGAAGCCAGCAGAGTGTGGATGCCCGACTTGTTCTTTTCTAACGAGAAGGAAGGTCAtttccataatataattatgccgAACGTGTATATCAGAATATTCCCTAATGGATTAGTGTTGTACAGTATAAG AATATCACTTACTCTATCATGTCCAATGAATCTCAAATTATATCCACTGGATCGGCAAACGTGTTCACTCCGAATGGTCAGCT ATGGTTGGACAACTGatgatttagtatttttatggaAAGAAGGCGATCCAGTGCAGGTGGTAAAAAATTTACACTTGCCCAGATTCACTTTAGAAAAATTCCTCACGGATTATTGCAACAGCAAGACTAACACAG GGGAGTACAGCTGCCTGAAGGTGGACCTGCTGTTCAAGCGCGAGTTCAGTTACTACCTGATCCAGATCTACATACCGTGCTGCATGTTGGTCATCGTGTCTTGGGTGTCGTTCTGGCTGGACCAGAGCGCAGTGCCGGCGCGCGTATCGTTGGGAGTCACCACGCTGCTGACGATGGCCACGCAGACGTCCGGCATCAACGCGTCCCTGCCGCCCGTGTCCTACACCAAGGCCATCGACGTGTGGACGGGCGTGTGCCTGACGTTCGTGTTCGGCGCCCTGCTCGAGTTCGCGCTGGTCAACTACGCGTCCCGGTCGGACACGCACCGGGACGACATGAGCAAAAAGTGCGACCTGGAGCGCACCGTGTCCATGGACGTCGGCGACTACGAGGACGGCCCGAATTCGTTCAATATGGTGAGGTCGAATAGTACG AAGCCGCTGATGCGCCCCGAGCTGATGATGTCCCGGGACAAGATGAGCCAGATCATCCACCAGGCGCCGCCGATGGAGAAGAACTCGTGCTGGAAGTCGTGGATGTCCAAGTTCCCGACCAGGTCCAAGCGCATCGACGTCATATCCCGCATACTGTTCCCGATGGTGTTCGCCATGTTCAACATGTCCTACTGGTCAACGTATCTGTTCCGCGAGGGCGTTGACGAGgacaagtaa
- the LOC132918566 gene encoding glutamate-gated chloride channel isoform X2 translates to MASFKEWPSFLMVFLFAHFAQYCCNRLEDDGCNYNGNSQHRCIPKVNYRHKEKEVLDQILGPGSYDARIRPSGVNGTDGPTIVHINLFVRSIMTISDNKMEYSVQLTFREQWMDERLKFNDYNGKMKYLTLTEASRVWMPDLFFSNEKEGHFHNIIMPNVYIRIFPNGLVLYSIRISLTLSCPMNLKLYPLDRQTCSLRMVSYGWTTDDLVFLWKEGDPVQVVKNLHLPRFTLEKFLTDYCNSKTNTGEYSCLKVDLLFKREFSYYLIQIYIPCCMLVIVSWVSFWLDQSAVPARVSLGVTTLLTMATQTSGINASLPPVSYTKAIDVWTGVCLTFVFGALLEFALVNYASRSDTHRDDMSKKCDLERTVSMDVGDYEDGPNSFNMVRSNSTKPLMRPELMMSRDKMSQIIHQAPPMEKNSCWKSWMSKFPTRSKRIDVISRILFPMVFAMFNMSYWSTYLFREGVDEDK, encoded by the exons ATGGCTAGTTTCAAGGAGTGGCCGTCGTTCTTGATGGTATTTTTGTTTGCGCACTTTGCTCAATATTGCTG CAATCGACTTGAGGATGATGGGTGCAATTATAATGGAAATTCTCAACACAGATGTATTCCAAAAGTCAACTATAGGCACAAAGAAAAAGAGGTTCTTGATCAAATTTTAGGTCCAGGAAGCTACGATGCTAGGATTCGTCCTTCAGGAGTTAATGGCACAG ATGGCCCAACAATCGTGCACATAAACCTATTTGTGAGAAGTATCATGACAATAAGTGACAACAAGATG GAGTACAGTGTGCAACTGACGTTCCGCGAACAATGGATGGACGAGAGGCTAAAATTTAACGATTACAACG GTAAAATGAAATACTTAACTTTAACTGAAGCCAGCAGAGTGTGGATGCCCGACTTGTTCTTTTCTAACGAGAAGGAAGGTCAtttccataatataattatgccgAACGTGTATATCAGAATATTCCCTAATGGATTAGTGTTGTACAGTATAAG AATATCACTTACTCTATCATGTCCAATGAATCTCAAATTATATCCACTGGATCGGCAAACGTGTTCACTCCGAATGGTCAGCT ATGGTTGGACAACTGatgatttagtatttttatggaAAGAAGGCGATCCAGTGCAGGTGGTAAAAAATTTACACTTGCCCAGATTCACTTTAGAAAAATTCCTCACGGATTATTGCAACAGCAAGACTAACACAG GGGAGTACAGCTGCCTGAAGGTGGACCTGCTGTTCAAGCGCGAGTTCAGTTACTACCTGATCCAGATCTACATACCGTGCTGCATGTTGGTCATCGTGTCTTGGGTGTCGTTCTGGCTGGACCAGAGCGCAGTGCCGGCGCGCGTATCGTTGGGAGTCACCACGCTGCTGACGATGGCCACGCAGACGTCCGGCATCAACGCGTCCCTGCCGCCCGTGTCCTACACCAAGGCCATCGACGTGTGGACGGGCGTGTGCCTGACGTTCGTGTTCGGCGCCCTGCTCGAGTTCGCGCTGGTCAACTACGCGTCCCGGTCGGACACGCACCGGGACGACATGAGCAAAAAGTGCGACCTGGAGCGCACCGTGTCCATGGACGTCGGCGACTACGAGGACGGCCCGAATTCGTTCAATATGGTGAGGTCGAATAGTACG AAGCCGCTGATGCGCCCCGAGCTGATGATGTCCCGGGACAAGATGAGCCAGATCATCCACCAGGCGCCGCCGATGGAGAAGAACTCGTGCTGGAAGTCGTGGATGTCCAAGTTCCCGACCAGGTCCAAGCGCATCGACGTCATATCCCGCATACTGTTCCCGATGGTGTTCGCCATGTTCAACATGTCCTACTGGTCAACGTATCTGTTCCGCGAGGGCGTTGACGAGgacaagtaa